The following are from one region of the Eubacterium sp. MSJ-33 genome:
- a CDS encoding DUF1934 domain-containing protein: MKAVIEFENIDVETGEVMRSQATALASMTEQGMKLTYVEDVSGDGHKTRCTMLFSDNRLRVTRSGELNSDFVYEHGLTHHTKYATGYGSIPVTLQTKHFLHTAEGIDYAAAVLAEEFSLRLALQYTMEMGNELPMERKMKVHVHSLAD, translated from the coding sequence ATGAAAGCAGTCATTGAGTTTGAAAATATAGATGTGGAGACCGGTGAAGTGATGCGCTCGCAGGCGACAGCGCTGGCAAGCATGACCGAACAGGGGATGAAGCTTACCTATGTGGAGGATGTGTCCGGGGATGGACACAAGACACGCTGTACGATGTTGTTTTCCGACAACCGCCTTCGTGTGACGCGGAGTGGCGAATTGAATTCGGACTTCGTATATGAGCATGGCTTAACACATCATACAAAATACGCAACCGGCTATGGTTCGATTCCGGTGACCTTGCAGACGAAGCATTTCCTGCATACGGCAGAGGGTATTGATTATGCGGCAGCCGTTTTGGCAGAGGAATTTTCCTTACGCCTTGCACTGCAATATACGATGGAGATGGGAAATGAACTGCCGATGGAGCGGAAGATGAAGGTGCATGTACATAGTTTGGCGGATTAG
- a CDS encoding CPBP family intramembrane glutamic endopeptidase, with protein sequence MTRCKKQPANLKDIIGSFTPFLVAVLAQYVLNFIDVAILFIKNMRSDAKSNSDNTIGKILQMDYNQPMNQAYLVLAQHIVFLICFGIWYYRIFYRGSNISEDNTKGRMKNIFSCVCSIRTPFLLLAGVAIQIMVDGILSLVSPLFPDTFAAYYELVSKAVGVNLAVPMIIATFIIAPIGEELFFRGVIMGYAKRYMPGASAILFQGVLFGLYHGNIVQGIYACILGCLLGFVAYKADTLLASMILHFSINLSVLFIPSVWFEDTLRCSIITAGALVLTVLFVWLAMRKMRKKKEKRNTEK encoded by the coding sequence GTGACAAGATGTAAGAAGCAACCGGCAAATTTAAAAGATATTATCGGTTCCTTTACACCTTTTCTGGTCGCTGTGTTGGCGCAATATGTGTTAAATTTTATTGACGTAGCGATTCTTTTTATCAAGAATATGCGTTCCGACGCCAAATCAAACAGCGACAATACGATCGGCAAGATTTTACAAATGGATTATAACCAGCCCATGAATCAGGCATATCTTGTACTTGCACAGCACATTGTATTTTTGATCTGCTTTGGAATCTGGTATTACCGTATATTTTATCGAGGAAGTAACATTTCCGAAGATAATACAAAAGGACGCATGAAAAATATTTTTTCATGCGTCTGTTCTATACGGACTCCATTTTTATTGCTTGCCGGTGTTGCAATCCAGATTATGGTGGACGGAATCCTGAGTTTAGTAAGTCCCCTGTTTCCGGACACCTTTGCAGCCTACTATGAGCTTGTCTCAAAGGCTGTCGGTGTAAACCTGGCGGTTCCGATGATTATTGCAACATTTATTATCGCCCCAATCGGCGAAGAATTGTTCTTCCGCGGTGTGATTATGGGGTATGCAAAGCGCTACATGCCAGGTGCTTCCGCAATCCTGTTTCAGGGTGTGCTGTTCGGGCTATATCATGGCAATATCGTACAGGGTATCTACGCATGCATCTTAGGATGTCTGCTTGGATTTGTAGCTTACAAAGCGGATACACTGCTTGCAAGCATGATCCTGCATTTCAGCATCAACTTAAGTGTACTATTCATTCCATCCGTATGGTTTGAGGACACGTTACGATGCAGTATCATTACGGCTGGCGCGCTGGTACTTACGGTGCTGTTCGTATGGTTGGCGATGAGAAAGATGAGAAAGAAGAAAGAAAAGAGAAATACAGAAAAATAA
- a CDS encoding lysophospholipid acyltransferase family protein — MKTLGVGIVLMVALFFCLPYHLYMKQLWKKNPEKSWGKARRFVSGFFRLELKLSGCKVNVIGKENIPQDGPVLFVGNHRSYFDILIYHEAIGKPLGFLAKKEMEKIPLLPLYMRDIGCLFLDRDDIKQGLSVIKQGTEYMKQGHSMVVFPEGTRNQTDTLLPFREGGYKMAEKSKSPIVPVSICRSDLMLESAPKRRIRSHNVTIEFGKPIYPCELPPKERKERYAEFPQLIQDMYDKNNI; from the coding sequence ATGAAAACATTGGGAGTTGGAATCGTATTGATGGTGGCACTGTTCTTCTGTCTGCCATACCATCTCTACATGAAACAATTATGGAAGAAAAATCCTGAGAAATCATGGGGAAAAGCACGCAGGTTTGTATCCGGCTTCTTCCGTCTGGAATTAAAGCTGTCTGGATGCAAGGTGAACGTCATCGGAAAAGAAAATATACCGCAGGATGGGCCGGTGTTATTCGTTGGCAACCACCGCAGTTATTTTGACATCCTGATCTATCATGAAGCAATCGGAAAGCCACTTGGCTTCCTTGCAAAAAAAGAAATGGAAAAGATTCCGCTTCTCCCACTTTATATGCGGGATATCGGATGTCTGTTCTTAGACAGGGACGATATCAAGCAAGGCTTATCCGTGATTAAGCAGGGAACCGAATACATGAAGCAGGGACATTCGATGGTCGTATTCCCGGAGGGAACAAGGAATCAAACTGACACACTCCTGCCATTCCGTGAGGGCGGATATAAGATGGCGGAGAAGTCAAAATCCCCGATTGTTCCGGTATCAATCTGTCGTTCCGATCTGATGCTTGAATCCGCACCGAAGAGACGGATTCGCAGCCACAACGTAACGATTGAATTCGGAAAACCAATCTATCCTTGCGAGCTCCCACCAAAGGAACGCAAGGAGCGATATGCTGAATTTCCACAGCTTATTCAGGATATGTACGATAAAAATAATATTTAG
- the malQ gene encoding 4-alpha-glucanotransferase: MEKEAGTSKKPKKYTGILLHPTSLPGPYGIGELGAGAYRFVDFLERSGLNTWQVLPLGHTGFGDSPYQPFSAFAGQPLIISLDHLKELHLLYDEDFRDMPAWNPEQINYGELIEFKTGLLKLAYSRFHDESLSDGIHDNPEMKQAYDNFCETSVWLEDYALFMAGKDYHQGMPWYMWEDNLKKPTKKQKASWAKKLDTEMGYYKFIQFLFYYEWTTLKKYANDKGISIVGDIPIFMAWDSVDVWANQNLFQLDSKGYPTVVAGVPPDYFSATGQLWGNPLYNWKKHTETGYEWWLNRIRHQLTLSDFLRIDHFRGFDKYWAIPYGESTAINGKWVEAPGVNFFTQLEATLGYHLPIIAEDLGEIDDSVIELRDKFGLPGMKVLQFAFENPEENDFLPHNFVRNCVCYTGTHDNDTTLGWYKHAYEASKDKLRRYFSTDGNDICWIMIRACFGSVANMAIVPMQDVLCLDSWARMNTPGVGEGNWAWRYKEEALTHELEARLYETCKMFGR, from the coding sequence ATGGAGAAAGAAGCTGGCACTAGTAAAAAGCCAAAGAAATACACGGGGATCCTGCTTCATCCAACCTCACTTCCGGGGCCTTACGGCATCGGTGAGCTGGGTGCAGGAGCTTATAGATTTGTTGATTTTCTGGAACGTTCAGGACTGAACACATGGCAGGTACTGCCACTCGGACATACCGGATTTGGAGATTCTCCATATCAGCCTTTCTCTGCATTTGCGGGACAGCCGCTTATCATCAGCCTGGATCATCTGAAGGAGTTGCATCTTCTTTATGATGAAGACTTCCGGGATATGCCGGCATGGAATCCTGAGCAGATTAATTATGGTGAATTAATCGAGTTTAAGACCGGTTTGTTGAAACTTGCTTACTCCCGGTTCCACGATGAGTCGCTATCCGATGGCATCCATGACAATCCGGAAATGAAACAGGCATATGATAATTTCTGCGAGACATCTGTCTGGCTGGAAGATTACGCATTGTTCATGGCAGGCAAAGACTATCATCAGGGCATGCCTTGGTACATGTGGGAGGATAACCTGAAGAAACCAACCAAAAAGCAGAAGGCATCCTGGGCGAAGAAGCTTGATACAGAGATGGGCTACTACAAATTCATCCAGTTCCTGTTCTATTATGAATGGACAACTTTGAAGAAATACGCAAACGACAAGGGCATTTCCATCGTAGGGGACATACCAATCTTCATGGCTTGGGACAGTGTGGATGTATGGGCAAACCAGAACCTGTTCCAGCTCGATTCCAAAGGATACCCAACCGTTGTTGCCGGAGTTCCACCGGATTATTTCTCAGCGACCGGACAGTTGTGGGGCAATCCGCTTTACAACTGGAAGAAGCATACAGAGACCGGTTATGAGTGGTGGCTGAACCGTATCCGTCACCAACTGACACTCTCCGACTTCCTGCGCATCGACCACTTCCGTGGTTTTGATAAATACTGGGCCATTCCTTATGGCGAGTCAACTGCAATCAACGGAAAATGGGTAGAGGCACCGGGCGTAAACTTCTTTACACAGTTAGAGGCAACGCTTGGTTACCATCTTCCGATTATCGCCGAGGATCTTGGTGAGATCGATGATTCGGTTATCGAGCTTCGTGACAAATTCGGGCTGCCTGGCATGAAAGTATTGCAGTTTGCATTTGAGAATCCGGAAGAAAATGATTTCCTTCCACACAATTTTGTTCGTAACTGTGTCTGCTATACGGGTACACACGACAACGATACAACCCTCGGCTGGTATAAGCACGCATATGAAGCTTCCAAAGACAAGCTCCGCCGCTACTTCTCAACCGATGGTAATGATATCTGCTGGATTATGATTCGAGCATGTTTTGGCTCTGTTGCAAACATGGCAATCGTACCTATGCAGGATGTGTTATGCTTAGATTCCTGGGCCCGTATGAACACACCGGGTGTCGGCGAAGGAAACTGGGCATGGAGATACAAAGAAGAAGCACTGACACATGAACTCGAAGCAAGATTATATGAAACCTGTAAAATGTTTGGACGATAA
- a CDS encoding pyridoxal phosphate-dependent aminotransferase, with the protein MINEFYKDMTGKGSVIRQFFDYANKKGAEIGKENIYNFSIGNPSVPVPQTFTDRMIELLQTEDPVKLHSYSPSLGLPSTRQAVADSLNKRFGMNYTMDHIFMTSAAASALAHALRCVTKDGDEVITFAPYFPEYVPYVTGTGAKLTVIPADITTFQINFEEFEKALNPNVQAILINSPNNPSGIVYSTATITKLADILRAKEKEYGHPIYLISDEPYREIVFAGVDAPFISKLYENTICCYSFSKSVSLPGERIGYMAVNPACEDAKLLVLMAGQISRFTGHNCPPSIIQMAVESVLDQTSDLSIYETNKNLLYKELTRIGYEIVEPGGTFYMFPRALTEDANEFCWRAAKELNLIIVPGDSFLCPGHFRISYCVTTDMVEKAIPLFEKLYKLYR; encoded by the coding sequence ATGATTAACGAATTCTACAAGGATATGACAGGAAAAGGTTCCGTTATTCGCCAGTTCTTTGACTATGCAAACAAGAAGGGCGCAGAAATTGGAAAAGAAAACATCTACAACTTCTCCATCGGAAATCCTTCTGTTCCAGTTCCGCAGACATTTACAGATCGTATGATTGAATTACTTCAAACAGAAGATCCGGTGAAGCTGCACAGCTACAGCCCATCGCTTGGACTTCCATCTACGAGACAGGCAGTTGCCGATTCTTTGAATAAGCGTTTTGGCATGAATTACACGATGGATCATATCTTTATGACGAGTGCGGCAGCCAGTGCACTGGCACATGCGCTTCGCTGCGTGACAAAGGATGGCGATGAGGTCATCACTTTTGCTCCTTACTTTCCGGAATATGTTCCGTATGTGACAGGAACCGGAGCAAAGCTTACTGTAATTCCGGCAGATATCACCACATTCCAGATTAATTTTGAAGAGTTTGAGAAAGCCCTGAATCCAAATGTACAGGCAATCCTGATTAACTCTCCGAACAACCCTTCCGGTATCGTGTATTCAACTGCCACGATCACGAAGCTGGCGGATATCCTTCGTGCAAAAGAGAAGGAATACGGACATCCGATCTACCTGATTTCCGATGAGCCTTACCGTGAGATTGTATTTGCCGGTGTAGACGCACCATTCATTTCCAAGTTATATGAGAATACGATCTGCTGTTATTCCTTCAGTAAGTCTGTATCTCTGCCTGGAGAGCGTATCGGTTACATGGCTGTAAACCCAGCCTGCGAGGATGCGAAGCTTCTGGTACTTATGGCTGGTCAGATCTCCAGATTTACCGGACATAACTGCCCACCTTCCATTATACAGATGGCTGTGGAGTCTGTGCTTGATCAGACAAGCGACCTGTCAATCTATGAGACAAACAAGAATCTTTTATATAAAGAACTGACACGCATCGGCTACGAAATCGTCGAGCCGGGTGGAACCTTCTACATGTTTCCTCGTGCATTGACGGAAGATGCAAATGAGTTCTGCTGGCGCGCAGCCAAAGAGTTGAATCTGATTATCGTACCGGGTGACAGCTTCTTATGTCCGGGGCATTTCCGGATCTCCTACTGCGTGACAACGGATATGGTCGAAAAAGCCATTCCACTCTTTGAAAAACTTTACAAATTATATAGATAA
- a CDS encoding methyl-accepting chemotaxis protein — translation MTINDYLDMEALDNILEQWAAATHMIAVVLDDEGNFLSNKLGFSRNNVEAFSESIEVDDVEVATVVGGPLDEDTDEEVVEAAAAILVAAVQNLLEAGYHKKKYEEAIASFNEEIDGAAALIKELAGKSQGLKKIENKQNILALNASIEAARAGEAGRGFTVVAHEFGKMAHESGVINDSIQKTLQKLDASIKNFEAE, via the coding sequence ATGACTATTAATGATTATTTAGATATGGAAGCACTTGACAATATTCTGGAACAATGGGCTGCCGCTACACACATGATTGCGGTCGTATTGGATGACGAAGGAAACTTCCTCTCTAACAAGCTCGGTTTCTCCAGAAACAATGTAGAAGCATTCAGCGAGAGCATCGAAGTAGATGATGTCGAAGTCGCAACTGTAGTTGGAGGACCTCTGGATGAGGATACCGATGAAGAAGTTGTTGAAGCTGCTGCCGCTATTCTGGTTGCTGCTGTTCAGAATCTGTTGGAGGCTGGTTACCACAAGAAGAAATACGAAGAAGCCATTGCTTCTTTCAACGAAGAGATTGACGGTGCTGCTGCCCTGATCAAGGAGCTTGCCGGAAAATCCCAGGGATTAAAGAAGATTGAGAATAAACAGAATATCCTTGCACTGAATGCTTCCATCGAAGCTGCACGTGCAGGCGAGGCAGGCCGCGGATTCACCGTTGTTGCACATGAGTTTGGTAAGATGGCACATGAATCTGGTGTTATCAATGACTCTATTCAGAAGACTTTACAGAAGCTTGATGCATCCATCAAGAACTTTGAAGCTGAATAA
- a CDS encoding TatD family hydrolase — protein MKMIHIFDTHAHYDDESFDADREQLLAGFEAQGVHAVTNIGTNIRASEETVRMTEKYENMYGVVGIFPSEVAELENPDNAARLKELAKHEKIVAIGEIGLDYHYEETDRVLQHKWFAGQMEIARELKLPIAIHSRDAAQDTIQIMRASRAEEIGGVIHCYSYSKESARDFLNMGFYFGIGGVVTFKNAKKLKEAVAYIPLSNIVLETDAPYLTPEPFRGKRNDSSKLVYVAQAIADIKQIPVEKVYEATWKNAHQMYNIQANQNQTNKEM, from the coding sequence ATGAAGATGATTCATATATTTGATACACATGCACATTATGATGATGAAAGCTTTGATGCAGATAGGGAACAACTTCTGGCAGGATTTGAAGCACAAGGTGTACACGCGGTGACGAACATCGGAACGAATATCAGGGCGAGTGAAGAGACGGTTCGGATGACTGAAAAATACGAGAATATGTATGGCGTGGTCGGTATCTTTCCTTCTGAGGTCGCGGAGCTGGAGAATCCCGACAATGCAGCGCGTTTGAAGGAACTTGCAAAACATGAAAAAATCGTGGCAATCGGCGAGATCGGACTCGATTATCATTACGAAGAAACAGACAGGGTATTGCAGCACAAATGGTTCGCCGGACAGATGGAGATTGCACGGGAATTAAAGCTTCCGATTGCCATTCACAGCCGGGACGCGGCACAGGATACGATTCAGATCATGCGAGCTTCCCGCGCAGAGGAAATCGGTGGTGTGATTCATTGTTATTCTTATTCGAAAGAGAGTGCACGTGACTTTCTGAATATGGGATTTTACTTCGGTATCGGTGGTGTTGTGACATTTAAGAATGCGAAGAAGTTAAAGGAAGCAGTGGCGTATATCCCGCTTTCAAATATTGTGCTCGAGACGGATGCGCCGTATCTGACCCCGGAGCCATTTCGCGGTAAGAGGAATGATTCATCCAAGCTCGTCTATGTGGCACAGGCGATTGCGGATATCAAGCAGATCCCCGTAGAAAAGGTGTATGAGGCAACCTGGAAAAATGCGCATCAGATGTATAACATCCAGGCAAACCAGAATCAGACAAATAAAGAAATGTAG
- the rsmA gene encoding 16S rRNA (adenine(1518)-N(6)/adenine(1519)-N(6))-dimethyltransferase RsmA, with the protein MEKLSNPKVTIEIIQKYNFAFQKRFGQNFLIDGHVIEKIIRAAEITKDDVVLEIGPGIGTMTQYLAEAAGEVFAVEIDKNLLPILGETLAEYDNVTVVNEDILKVDIMALTGGRPVKVVANLPYYITTPIIMGLFENHIPATSITVMVQKEVAERMQAGPGGKDYGALSLAVQYYAEPYIVANVPPNCFMPRPNVGSAVIRLTRHAEPKIIVQDEKFMFRLIRASFNQRRKTLQNGINNSAELSISKDSVVEALREMGLSESIRGEALTLEQFAKLSDLLSEK; encoded by the coding sequence ATGGAAAAGTTAAGCAATCCGAAAGTCACAATTGAGATTATACAGAAATATAATTTTGCATTTCAGAAGCGGTTCGGTCAGAATTTTCTGATTGACGGACATGTGATCGAGAAGATCATCCGGGCGGCGGAGATCACGAAGGATGATGTAGTACTGGAGATTGGTCCGGGAATTGGCACGATGACGCAGTATTTGGCAGAGGCGGCGGGGGAAGTGTTCGCCGTGGAGATTGATAAGAATCTGCTTCCGATCCTTGGAGAGACGCTTGCAGAGTACGATAATGTCACGGTTGTAAATGAGGATATTCTGAAGGTGGATATCATGGCATTGACCGGTGGCAGACCGGTGAAGGTTGTAGCGAATCTTCCATATTACATTACAACGCCGATTATCATGGGACTTTTTGAGAACCATATCCCAGCGACATCCATCACGGTTATGGTACAAAAAGAAGTTGCCGAGCGGATGCAGGCAGGTCCGGGCGGAAAGGACTATGGCGCATTGTCTCTTGCCGTGCAGTATTATGCGGAACCTTATATCGTAGCAAATGTGCCGCCGAATTGTTTTATGCCGCGTCCAAATGTCGGCTCGGCAGTCATCCGGCTGACCAGACACGCGGAGCCGAAGATCATCGTGCAGGATGAGAAGTTTATGTTCCGGCTGATTCGTGCGTCATTTAACCAGCGGAGAAAAACACTTCAAAATGGTATCAACAATTCTGCCGAATTATCAATCAGTAAAGACTCTGTTGTGGAAGCACTGCGGGAGATGGGACTCTCTGAGAGTATTCGCGGGGAAGCGCTGACCTTGGAACAGTTTGCAAAGCTTTCCGATTTGTTGAGTGAAAAATAA
- a CDS encoding DUF6128 domain-containing protein, producing the protein MQQRRWVSYIYRYREYVRCEIAGFIKVQRISNKNTDVTRIRMGMKMYKEYACTCYAYLLWHGQAKPFTTVQFAAGERDTILSSVELPWNNPLGDGVAFPDYDGVYFVCDDGEILAGIWVAERYDLRQVQVADRQEQDELVEEEEPMVEYAGAGAKPQEEIFEEIPQIPLPSDTNGYQEMIATYPKLPLFAGSQIVDGVKIAPQDIGKLDMANWKLGVNSFLAHGYYKYQYLMLGTVKMNKAELRVIGVPGIFTNKERYLANMFGFRVFIPVRKTKILTGNFGYWVSEVVERQ; encoded by the coding sequence ATGCAGCAGAGGAGATGGGTGTCTTATATTTACCGGTATCGTGAGTATGTGAGATGCGAGATTGCCGGATTCATCAAAGTACAGAGAATCAGCAACAAAAATACGGATGTGACAAGAATACGAATGGGGATGAAAATGTATAAGGAATATGCGTGTACGTGTTATGCATATCTGCTGTGGCACGGGCAGGCGAAGCCATTTACGACTGTGCAGTTTGCGGCAGGGGAGCGCGACACGATACTGTCAAGCGTGGAGCTTCCGTGGAACAATCCGCTTGGCGATGGTGTTGCATTCCCGGACTATGATGGCGTGTATTTCGTGTGCGATGATGGCGAGATCTTAGCCGGTATCTGGGTAGCAGAACGCTATGATCTGCGGCAGGTGCAGGTGGCAGACCGGCAGGAGCAGGACGAACTTGTGGAAGAGGAAGAGCCGATGGTCGAATATGCGGGTGCCGGGGCAAAGCCACAGGAGGAGATCTTTGAAGAAATTCCGCAGATTCCGCTTCCTTCGGACACAAATGGATATCAGGAGATGATCGCGACATATCCGAAACTGCCATTATTTGCCGGAAGTCAGATTGTGGATGGTGTGAAGATTGCACCGCAGGATATCGGGAAGCTGGATATGGCGAACTGGAAGCTGGGAGTGAACAGCTTTCTCGCACATGGATATTACAAATATCAGTATCTAATGCTTGGAACAGTGAAGATGAATAAGGCGGAACTGCGAGTGATCGGTGTGCCGGGAATCTTCACGAACAAAGAACGGTACTTGGCGAATATGTTTGGATTTCGTGTATTTATCCCGGTTCGAAAGACAAAGATCCTGACCGGAAACTTTGGTTATTGGGTGTCTGAAGTCGTGGAACGTCAGTGA
- a CDS encoding GNAT family N-acetyltransferase — MGPLIKYTSRLILRVENESKAKQVLDLYLRNRLPFEQYEPTRPASFYTQDYHWSSLHREYIAYTMGTFLRYYIYLKDRPDKIIGAINLNIYRTGREPYAEIGYKVDALYQNHGIAYEACEAALYVLEHDYQIHRVDARIHPDNIASITLATKLGFRPLQFEPQSANILGHYVDLMRYTKLL; from the coding sequence ATGGGACCACTGATCAAATACACAAGCCGTTTAATCTTACGCGTAGAAAATGAGTCAAAGGCCAAACAGGTCTTAGATCTCTATCTGCGTAACCGGCTCCCATTCGAGCAGTACGAACCAACACGCCCGGCATCCTTTTACACACAGGACTACCACTGGTCTTCCCTGCACCGCGAATACATCGCATATACCATGGGAACCTTCCTGCGCTATTACATCTACCTGAAAGATCGTCCGGATAAGATCATCGGCGCTATCAATCTGAATATCTACCGCACAGGCCGTGAGCCTTATGCGGAAATCGGCTACAAAGTAGACGCCCTCTATCAAAACCATGGTATCGCTTACGAAGCGTGTGAAGCGGCTCTCTATGTACTTGAACACGACTACCAGATTCACCGTGTGGATGCCCGCATCCATCCGGATAATATTGCGTCCATCACACTTGCTACAAAGCTTGGATTCCGCCCGTTGCAGTTTGAGCCACAGAGTGCCAATATTTTAGGGCACTACGTTGATCTGATGCGTTATACAAAACTCCTATAG
- the tadA gene encoding tRNA adenosine(34) deaminase TadA has translation MRKLSEDERYMRQAVTLAKKAAANGDVPIGCVIVYEGKVIARGYNRRNVDKTTLAHAEIMAIRKASKVIGDWRLEDCTLYVTLEPCQMCAGAIVQARIPKVVIGCMNPKAGCAGSILNLLDMKQFNHQVDVTRGVLEEECSTMMSAFFAELRAKKKEKSRKENGGMS, from the coding sequence ATGAGAAAATTAAGCGAGGATGAACGATATATGCGGCAGGCGGTGACACTTGCGAAGAAGGCAGCAGCGAATGGGGATGTGCCGATCGGCTGTGTGATTGTGTATGAAGGGAAAGTGATTGCGCGAGGATATAACCGGCGGAATGTGGACAAGACGACACTCGCACATGCGGAGATCATGGCAATCCGAAAAGCATCCAAGGTGATTGGAGACTGGCGGCTCGAGGATTGCACGCTCTATGTGACGCTGGAACCTTGTCAGATGTGTGCCGGAGCCATTGTGCAGGCGCGGATTCCGAAGGTTGTGATAGGATGTATGAATCCAAAAGCGGGATGCGCAGGCTCGATTCTGAATCTGCTGGATATGAAACAGTTTAATCATCAGGTAGATGTGACAAGAGGTGTTCTGGAAGAAGAATGTTCCACCATGATGTCTGCATTTTTCGCAGAGTTGCGTGCGAAAAAGAAGGAGAAAAGCAGGAAAGAAAATGGTGGGATGTCTTGA
- a CDS encoding HD domain-containing protein encodes MSVNYAEVIEYVKKMTSENGRPSNYPFRSRFEHTMRVYRWAIKLQSKLGGDLDVIVLAALLHDIGWDDERPHGEVGAELAVEYMDSIGIDPDIIRRVGEIIMIHEDKDSDADLSLECKIVMDADLLDEVGAISVLWDSMATASEDDASYKKAYYRIKNYYRNNKPKIRRCKTDAARAEYTKRMQLLDSFIFQLEKELF; translated from the coding sequence ATGAGTGTAAATTATGCAGAAGTAATTGAATATGTCAAGAAGATGACTTCTGAGAACGGCAGGCCTTCCAACTATCCATTTCGCAGCCGGTTTGAACATACGATGCGTGTGTATCGATGGGCGATCAAGTTACAGTCAAAGCTTGGTGGAGATCTGGATGTGATTGTACTTGCAGCACTGCTTCATGATATCGGATGGGATGATGAACGTCCGCACGGGGAAGTCGGTGCAGAGCTTGCAGTTGAGTATATGGACAGTATCGGAATTGATCCGGATATCATTCGTCGTGTGGGCGAGATTATTATGATTCACGAGGATAAGGATTCGGATGCGGATTTGTCTTTGGAATGTAAGATTGTGATGGATGCGGATCTGCTGGATGAAGTTGGTGCAATCAGCGTTCTGTGGGATTCGATGGCGACTGCGAGTGAAGATGATGCAAGCTATAAGAAAGCGTATTATCGGATCAAGAATTATTATAGAAATAACAAACCAAAGATTCGAAGATGTAAGACAGATGCAGCCAGAGCAGAATATACAAAGCGTATGCAGCTGCTTGACAGTTTCATCTTCCAGTTGGAAAAAGAATTATTTTAA